The proteins below are encoded in one region of Sphaerodactylus townsendi isolate TG3544 linkage group LG06, MPM_Stown_v2.3, whole genome shotgun sequence:
- the YRDC gene encoding threonylcarbamoyl-AMP synthase, with protein MLGRVRRRAVWALAGAVSGEGAAWSGSAAAAIPLLPLVGPSAQGRERALSSAVAALREGGLVAVPTDTLYGIACLAEDSRALRAVYQLKGRDGAKPLAICLADVDQVHRYCKLAVPDQLLHDLLPGPVTLVLERSQALNPDLNPFTSLVGVRVPDHWFIKELARVCATPLALTSANISSQKSSLTVTEFKELWPHLALVVDGGPIGDLQRPECRLGSTVVDLSVPGKFKVIRPGCALTQTVEVLVKKHGLTAESSGL; from the exons ATGCTGGGCAGGGTAAGGCGCCGGGCGGTGTGGGCGCTGGCAGGTGCGGTGAGCGGTGAAGGGGCCGCCTGGAGCGGCTCTGCAGCAGCCGCCATTCCCCTCCTTCCGCTGGTCGGGCCGAGCGCGCAAG GCCGAGAGCGCGCCTTGTCTTCGGCCGTCGCCGCTCTGCGCGAGGGGGGCCTGGTGGCCGTGCCCACCGACACCCTCTACGGCATCGCCTGCCTGGCGGAGGACTCGCGCGCCCTGCGGGCAGTCTACCAGCTGAAGGGGCGCGACGGCGCGAAGCCGCTGGCTATCTGCCTAGCCGACGTGGACCAGGTGCACAG GTACTGTAAGCTGGCTGTACCTGACCAGCTCCTTCATGATCTTCTGCCAGGGCCCGTTACGCTGGTTCTAGAGCGTTCCCAAGCTCTCAACCCAGACCTCAACCCCTTCACATCT CTAGTTGGTGTTCGTGTCCCTGATCACTGGTTCATCAAGGAGCTGGCCAGAGTATGTGCCACCCCCTTGGCTTTAACAAGTGCAAACATCAGCTCCCAGAAAAGCAGCCTGACAGTCACG GAATTCAAAGAGCTTTGGCCTCATCTAGCACTGGTGGTGGATGGAGGCCCGATTGGGGACTTGCAGAGACCAGAGTGCCGTCTGGGCTCCACAGTGGTCGACCTCTCTGTCCCTGGCAAGTTCAAGGTTATTCGTCCAGGCTG TGCACTTACCCAGACTGTTGAAGTCCTGGTAAAGAAGCATGGTTTGACAGCTGAGTCATCTGGTTTATAA